gatgcacggttggaggtgagatcagcccactggcggtggtcaatgtggtaggcaccaagagatttctttaagcagtccttgtacctcttctttggtgcatctctgtctcagtggccagtggagagctcaccataggacacgatcttgggaaggtgatggtcctccattctggagacgtgacccaccccgcgcagttgggtcttcagcagcatggattcgatgcttgcggactctgccagctcgagtacttcgatgttggtgatgaagtcattccaatgaatgttgaggatggagcggagacagcgctgatggaagctttctaggaacgtttgactaactgacactaaaAACCCGTATGAACCTGTTCCGACTTACACATTTGGCTTGGACAGATTTAAGAATGGAACTCGatcgtaacctggggactgcctgtactggGATTGTTCACAATGCCAAACTCATtaagcctctgaaacaatgagataaggtgggaaTTGCGCTCCTCCTCATCTATGCTTTCAACCTGAATATCAATGTAAGCAAACACAAGAGAGGCCAATGACTACATGGCCCAAAACCAATGGAATGTTTGAGCAGCATTCCATACATCAAATGACATTTGCAGAAACTCAAAGTGGCAATTACTGCCATCTTGGCAACATCGAAAGGCTCAACTGGAATCCGTAAACACATACTAGATCTATTTTTGCAAATACacatttgccgtggaggtttgctgaaaaGACTTgcaagtctccaggtcctgacaagatattccatgGGACCTTGAGAGAGGTTAATGTAGAAATAGTAGAGGCTTTgaaggagatatttaaaatgtaattagtAACAGGaatggtgtcagaggattggagggtagctcatgtagttacattatttaaaaaagggtGCTCGGAGCAAATCTAGTAATTATAGGTCTGTAAGTTTGGGGTCAGTAATgagtaagttaatggaaagtctTCTTAGAGAtggcatatataaatatttggataggcagggtttgattaggaacagtcaacacagatttgtgaggggaagatcatgtttgacaaatcttagaattttttttttcttttttataatttttttatttttcacaccataaatcacaatagccatgatatacactttttctttttcacacatttacagtgactttttctcccccccctccctcctcccaagccacccccccaccccccctctcatccattttaggtatacaatctaggttgcattaattcagtcagacaatgttgtcattcaacaaaaatacaccagaaattctacagagtccattcttttctttccttctctttccatcagcttaggtaatgtttgtccccggtaggttttcgctattgtatttaatgtaaggctcccatacttgttcgaatatttcaatattatttcttaaactatatgttattttttctaatggaatacatttattcatttctatataccattgttgtattttcaaattatcttccaatttccaggttgacataatacatttttttgctacggctagggctatcttaacaaatcttttttgtgcatcttccaagtcaattccaaattctttattttttatgttacttaggagaaagatctctggattctttggtatattgttttctgttattttatttaatatctgattgagatcatcccaaaatttttctactttctcacatgtccagattgcatgaattgttgttcccctttcttttttacatcgaaaacatctatcagatactgttgggtcccatttatttaacttttgcggtgtaatgtatagtctgtgtaaccaattatattgtatcatacgcagcctcgtatttattgtatttctcatcgttccagaacataatttctcccatgtttccttttttatctttatatttaaatcttgttcccatttttgtttagttttaccatttgtttcctcattctccttttcttgcagtttaatatacatatttgttataaatcttttgattaacattgtatctgtaatcacatattcaaggttacttccctctggtaaactcaaattgcttcctaatttatctttcaagtaggatctcagttggtaatatgccagcgctgtatctccagttatattgtacttatctctcatttgttcaaaaataagaatctacttcctgaaaaacaattttctattcttttaatcccttttttttcccattttctaaaggaaaggttgtctattgtaaaagggagtagcttattttgcgtcaatattagttttggtatttgataatttgttttatttctttctacatgaatcttcttccatatattgaggagatggtgtaatactggagaagttctatgttgtaccaatttttcatcccatttatataatatgtgttcaggtaccttttcccctattttatctaattctaatctcgtccagtctggtttttcccttgtttgataaaaatctgataggtatcttaattgtgcggctctataataatttttgaagtttggcaattgtaagcctccttgtttataccattctgttaatttatctagtgctatcctcggtttccccccctctccataaaaatttccttattattttctttaactctttgaagaatttttctgtcagttgtattggcaatgcctgaaataagtatagtatccttggaaaaatgttcattttaatacagtttatccttcctatcagtgttagtggtagctctttccaatgctctaaatcgtcctgtaattttttcattagtggattgtaattgagtttatataattggcctagatttttgtttatttgcacacctaggtatcttattgcctgcatttgccatctgaatggggattcctccttaaattttgagaaatccgcgttattcataggcattgcttcacttttatttacgtttatcttgtatcccgacacttctccatattccttcaatttcttatataattcttttattgatagttctggttctgttaagtacactatcacatcatccgcaaatagactgattttatattccctgtcttttatttttattccttttatattattatctattcttatcgattctgctagtggttctatagctagcgcaaacaataaaggtgatagtgggcatccctgccgcgttgacctgcttaagttaaattgctttgatacatgtccatttactgtcactttcgctaacggtcccttatataatgctttaatccaattaatatacttctccggtaaactgaatttttgcaatactttgaacaagtaattccattctactctgtcgaaggccttctctgcgtctaaagcaactgctactgcaggtgctttatttccttctactgcatgaattaagttaataaatttacaaatattgtctgttgtgcgtctttttttgataaatccagtttggtctaaatttaccattttcggtacctgttctgctaatctgtttgctaatagtttagctattatcttataatctgtgttttgcagagatattggtctatatgacgctggtgagagtggatctttcccttgttttagtatcactgtaattattgctgttttacatgaatctggtaagttttgtgtctcatcaatctggttgattacatccaggaggggcggatctttaaatgttttgtagaattctattgggagtccatcctctcctggtgtcttattatttggtaatttttttattatctcttgtatttctactgttccaaatggttctgttaatttattttgttcctctatttgtagttttggtagttcaattttagtcacaaattcatctattttcccttctttcccttcgttttcagttcggtataattgttcatagaattctctgaagttttccttaatttcttttggattatatgtaatttgtttgtcttttttccttgttgccaataccattttcttagtttgctctgtcttaagctgccatgctaagattttgtgtgttttttcacctcgttcataatatttctgttttgtcttcattatattcttctccaccttatatgtttgtaatatttcatattttatttttttatccaccaattcttttcttttggttgtatcttcctttattgctaattttttttctatgtttattatttccctttccaactgctctgtttcctgattatagtccttcttcatcttggttgcataacttattatttgtcctctaatgaatgctttcattgcgtcccatagtataaacttatcttccactgattccgtatttacttcaaagtacatttttaattgtttttcaataaattctctaaaatcctgtcttttaagtagcatggggtttaatctccatctatacattcttggagggatgtcctctagctttactgtcagtattaagggtgaatggtccgatagcattctcgctttatattctgtttttcttactctatcctgcatacgagctgataacaaaaataggtctattcttgagtatgttttatgtctagtcaagtagtatgagtattccttttcttttgggttttgtttcctccatatgtccacaagtttcatttcttgcattgatttaattataaatttggttactttgttcttcctgttaatttttttccccgttttatccatatttggatccaaattcagattgaaatcccctcctattagtatgttcccttgcatattagctaccttcaaaaagatatcttgcataaacttttgatcttcttcattaggtgaatatatattaagtagattccaaagctccgaatatatctgacattttatcataacatatctccctgctggatctattatttcctcttctattttaaatggcacatttttgctaattaatatagccactcctcttgcttttgaattatatgatgctgctgttacatgtcctacccaatctctctttaatttcttgtgcttcaattcagttaagtgtgtttcttggacaaatgctatatctattttttcctttttcagtaaatttagtagtttcttccttttaatttggttatgtattccattaatatttaaagtcatatagtttagcgtagccattttatattttgtttatcttctctttccgtttttccatcattacctttcctccttttccatttctgttttcttattttcaactctttaccagacaacattcctacaacatccaacattttccttattctcctatttctatcttctttatccccaatctccccttcccctcctgagttgtcctttatcccttgtcggacaaccacatctcccctctccatttggatttgcgaatccactcgcaagcgtcaagtgattttgcagtgaccgctcttttcccccacccagccccccccagaaaagatttcacttttcatatgtcacaaaggtcactcttttaattccctccttattctctctattccattaccttcccttattaattcttgtctatactatctatgttttcctctaattacagatactttcacgtatgctcattgtctctattcactcttatacctctttacccgcatgcatatcaatcgtggtcatttttaccctcattacccgtcttcatccctcagtctatttttgtctttacccacatacatatcaatcgtgatcatttttactctcattacccgtcttcatccctcagtctatttttgtaattgttctgcaaattttcgtgcttcttctggatccgagaacagtctgttttgttgtcctggcataaatattttcaatactgcaggatacttcagtgtaaatttatatcctttcttccataaaatcgcctttgctgtattgaactcttttctcttctttaggagttcaaaacttatatctggataaatgaagattttttgccctttgtactccagtggtttgttgccctctcttactttttccattgtcttctccagtaccttttctcttgtagtatatcttaggaattttactacaatagatcttggtttttgttgtggttgtggtttaggggccaatgctctatgtgccctttctatttccatttcttgctgtagttctggatatcctagggccttagggatccattcttttataaactccctcatattcttgccttcttcatcttccttaaggcccactatctttatgttatttcttctgttataattttccattatatctattttttgggctagtaattcttgtgtctctttagtttttttattagattcctccaatttcttttttaagtcttctacctccatttctgctgctattgcccgttcttccatcttgtccatttttttccccatttctgttaaggtcatatccattttatttattttcttttctgtgttgtttattcttcttcttaaatcattgaattcctgtgtttgccattctttaaatgactccatgtatcctctgacaagagcaagtatatcctttaccttgcctttccctttatctatttcactgtattcttcctcttcttcttcctctgggttgaccatctgttgtttctttgatgccctttcctcctcttctttcttgtttctattgtcttctgtggtctcttcttgctgcaggtgttctgcagctgtcgttgccggctgtggagatcgactccccagctggtcccccctcccgtcggtgtgttttttttcatgcgtctcgcgcatgcgcgactcctcgcgcatgcgcggttgcgcacttttactcggctctgtgagccactgttgtagttctttttctaccgacctgaggtagtgggctcctctctccacagcgggcttcttcggacaggtaaggccttcacctttttcctccattgtcttctcttcctctcttctttccgttgattttgatttttctccttttgtctccatcttctttccacctttatactcacttttctttaacttgtatttctgtgcctttgtattttctcttgtttttcccgacttttctggagagggctggagttcaccgtccggccactactccatcacgtgactccctccaaaTCTTAGAATTTTTTGAAGTGGTTAGTAGGAAAGATTATGAAGGCAAGGAAGTGGATGTTGagtttagaaaggcctttgataaggttcctcaggtAAGGTTAGGAAGGTGCGATCATTAGGTATCaacattgaagtagtaaaatggattcaacaatggttgaatgggagatgccagagtagtggtggagaactgcttgtcagattggaagccggtgactagcagtgtgcctcagggttcagcatggggtccattattgtttctcatacacattaatgatctggatgatggggtggtaaaatgGATTAGTAAGTACTGTATGGAGATAATACTGagataggtggagctgtggatagtgaagggtttcaaagcttgcagagggattaggccagttagaagaatgAGCTGAAAGatagtagatggagtttaatgcagataagtgtgaggtgttacattttggtagggctaatcaaaataggacatacatggtgaatggtggggcatTGAAGTGTGcagtagaacagtgggatctaggaataatggtacatagttctctgaaggtgaagtcacatgtggatagggtggtgaagaaagcttacgatatgttggcctttataaatcagagcattgagtatgggatatggatgttatgttaaaattatacaaggcattgggaggccaaacttggagtattgcatacagttttggtcaccaaagaaTAAGAAAGATTTCAACAAATTGGAGTGAGTGCAggaaagatttactagaatgttgccagggttacagggtctaagttatagggaaatgtttaataagttaggactttattctttggagggtAGAAagttgagagaggatttgatggaggtatttaaaattatttggggtatagagttgatgtggagaggctttATCCTtcaagaaagggggggggggatacaaatgagaggtcatgagttgagaattaggggacaaaagtttagagggaacatgagggggacttCTTTatccagagtggtgggtgtgtgaatgAGCTTCCAGACGAAATAGTGGAGGCAAGCTCGATGTTAGCATTTGAGAAGTTGCTTATGTATATGGACGGGAAAAAGAATGGAGGGTGTTGAGTGGAGTGTAGgccagtggggttaggtgggagaaagtgtttggcatggtctagaagggccaaattggcctgtttctatgctgtaattgtggTATGGTTATTGGGGATGTTGTATCGGACAGGCATGgtagaattgttcagggcacaatAATCACAAGGCTGATAATCCCCTGATTTTTTTTGGAACCATATGCAacagtgaagcccagcagctgtcatcCACAGACTATGATCAACTCTTGCATGTAGTCGAATTCCAATTTTATGACAGTCCAGGGTCATCTACTAGCCCGTGCTATCAGCGAAGGTGGGTTACTGTATGTTTAATGTCTGTGTGAAGATATGATGGGGTCACTAGGtgagggaaacacttgagcaaggctcggAAAGGggaggagccaggttgaaggttCATCAGGAACAGACATTGGAGGGATGAtagatgcagctcacttgcagaCAAGGCCTGCCGTCTACAGCGCAGTGATTTTTCCACCAAAGAAAAACGACAAGAAATCTGTTCCTAAAATGAGAATTTACCACATTAGCAACCATGAAAACCTATCATAAAAGGTTCTCGAGACCAAAATAAAACGCGTGACCTTTGACCATATGTTTGAATAGGAGAATCATTCACAGCTGGAAAAATACATGACATATTGGGGTGTCTGCATTCCTTCCTGGTTAGAGTTACCACCGACATCTCTGCACTGGAAatgacaagaaattgaacacctgAGGAAAAGACAGCAGCGAACGTGCCCATGGGCAGCAGTTGTATCTACTGTGgaacctggtcatttcccagctGCCATTTGTACAAGTCACAAGGTGGCTGACAGGACAAGGCAGCACCAAAGCTCCAATGCTTGCAACAAATATGCCATCTGTCCCCTCTACCATGTCATCGACCATAATTCCAACCAGGTTGACGGAAGAAATTCCAACCAGGTTGACGGAAGAAATTCCAACCAGGTTGACGGAAGAAATTCCAACCAGGTTGACGGAAGAAATTCCAACCAGGTTGACGGAAGAAATTCCAACCAGGTTGACGGAAGAAATTCCAACCAGGTTGACGGAAGAAATTCCAACCAGGTTGACGGAAGAAATTCCAACCAGGTTGACGGAAGAAATTCCAACCAGGTTGACGGAAGAAATTCCAACCAGGTTGACGGAAGAAATTCCAACCAGCTTGACGGAAGAAATTCCAACCAGGTTGACGGAAGAAATTCCAACCAGGTTGACGGAAGAAATTCCAACCAGGTTGACGGAAGAAATTCCAACCAGGTTGACGGAAGAAATTCCAACCAGGTTGACGGAAGAAATTCCAACCAGGTTGACGGAAGAAATTCCAACCAGGTTGACGGAAGAAATTCCAACCAGGTTGACGGAAGAAATTCCAACCAGGTTGACGGAAGAAATTCCAACCAGGTTGACGGAAGAAATTCCAACCAGGTTGACGGAAGAAATTCCAACCAGGTTGACGGAAGAAATTCCAACCAGGTTGACGGAAGAAATTCCAACCAGGTTGACGGAAGAAATTCCAACCAGGTTGACGGAAGAAATTCCAACCAGGTTGACGGAAGAAATTCCAACCAGGTTGACGGAAGAAATTCCAACCAGGTTGACGGAAGAAATTCCAACCAGGTTGACGGAAGAAATTCCAACCAGGTTGACGGAAGAAATTCCATTCAGGTTGACGGAAAAAATTCCATTGCGTGCTCAAAGCCTGGACCTGCACAGTTAATGCTGCCATTTGCTGCTTAAACCTAGTTATTTTTGATTGAAATGGTGCTGGGACCTCCTGCGATTGACATGATCCTGGCACTTTACAAGGCGCAGCAAACAACTGTACCAGCTCTACTTGCTCCTGTTGATTGGAGAAGAAGCCAATCCTTCTATCTTTAATGCATAGGTTGTGGACATAATGAGATCGACACGATCCACCAAATGATCAAAgatggacattcaaaagacactcaAAATATCCTTGAACATCAAAGGAACCGGTTTCCAAAAATCATCTTCGACAGGGGCTGTTCCAGATAGCCTGCTTCACCTCCTCAACGTCTGTGATGGTTGCCTGTCACCAAGGCTGCCATCAGCTAGTAATGGAGCAACACAAGTCTCCCCAGATGGTTGAGTACATTGCAGATTAGCCACCTTAAGCAGGTCATATGGGAGATTACCATACGACCACCCAGAgatcctccacttcacaggcaattTGCTTTGGAAGACGTTCCACAAGTAAACTGTACTTCATCTTCTTACTGTCATGCCGAgggcagagaaacacaaaaaaaaagagggagaATCTTTCGTTTGACCTCCTCAACTGCTCCTGTATGGGCTTACCCTCACCACTATctattttaaattagaaggtactATGAACTCATGATAGCTGCACTGATTTACCATtgcttacaaacaaagaattcactcactcgtttctttcagcgcaccattttctttttattattcaccagacacaaaattgcattcttcaactccccaaacacaacCCAACTAAACTCCTATgatcttctcattggctcactgccacacaagtGATCCcggcactctcactctcctcctacactgagattcatcacccatatactgacacGACTGCAACAGAAGGTCCAATGGCATCCATGCATGAAAGTAACTGCAACGCCCTGAAATTAGTAACCATGCAATTCCTTCATTATTACTTCTGTCATAAATTTACAACATTTTAGTATTACTTCTTTCAGAATGAATCTCTGATCATATAATGGAATAAAAGTAATAatttaataaaaccagtatctGCTGTTTTAGAACatttaatatttgaacaaatggAGATTTGTTAGAGTGTCAATAAATATGACATGACAAGAATCTGTTGATGTAAAGGTAAACGTGTGCATGTTTCTGGGATGCAATTAGAGTACACCCTTGAATATACTTCAGAAAATTTAACTACATGTGTATAAACAGCTACAATCAAAAATGGGTACGATGTACATAGCAATGAACATAACCCAAGTTAAATCAAACGTTGTTcaacaaaattaataaaacaacCAAGGTCATTACAAAACTGATCAATTGATATTATACACTGTATTCAAACAGAAAGAAAATCCCTAAAAATGTATCGATTGTAGaaccaataatttaaaaaaattgttatcagATCCTAAGCTTATTTAGCATTGATGAATTTAATTTTAACTTCAGAAGTTAATCttgtacaaaaaaaaagtttagaatTCCTCAACTAATTTTGTTTTGCCCCAGAGAAGTATCCCCCCACCAACACTCTCCACCCATTTTCTAAAAAAATTGCTAATTCAGGTTTTTATTCTTCTGgtcttttggggtgggggggggggctgaggtGGGGGAACTGCTTATCCAAATTATTAAATCAAATCCAAATGATAAAAGTTTGTGTCGTTGGGTTTCCAAAAAGTCTCACAGGTTAAAACCTTTATTACACCCAGAATACACTTTCAGAATTGTTGCAAATTGTACCAAgaaggacaatttttctcttgCTCACCAAATATAGTTCAATGCTCTAAAAGCTAGATGCACCCATTTCTGACCTACTTGCTGAATTGCTATTCTAGTCATGAATAGATAATTAAGGGCATCTGCTATGTTGTCCAATTTTCCCCCAACTTATTGGGC
This genomic window from Narcine bancroftii isolate sNarBan1 chromosome 3, sNarBan1.hap1, whole genome shotgun sequence contains:
- the LOC138756828 gene encoding fibrous sheath CABYR-binding protein-like, which encodes MSSTIIPTRLTEEIPTRLTEEIPTRLTEEIPTRLTEEIPTRLTEEIPTRLTEEIPTRLTEEIPTRLTEEIPTRLTEEIPTRLTEEIPTRLTEEIPTSLTEEIPTRLTEEIPTRLTEEIPTRLTEEIPTRLTEEIPTRLTEEIPTRLTEEIPTRLTEEIPTRLTEEIPTRLTEEIPTRLTEEIPTRLTEEIPTRLTEEIPTRLTEEIPTRLTEEIPTRLTEEIPTRLTEEIPTRLTEEIPTRLTEEIPTRLTEEIPTRLTEEIPFRLTEKIPLRAQSLDLHS